A section of the Ciceribacter thiooxidans genome encodes:
- the argC gene encoding N-acetyl-gamma-glutamyl-phosphate reductase: MAAKIFIDGEHGTTGLQIRTRLADRRDIELLSIPESERRNEKMREDLLNGADIAILCLPDDASKQAYEMTAANNNVRLLDASTAFRVHPDWAYGFAEMDKAQKEKIRSARYVSNPGCYPTGAIGLIRPLRAAGILPDGYPVTVNAVSGYTGGGKQMIAQMEDQSRPDAISANNFLYGLTLKHKHVPEMTVHGLLDRAPLFSPSVGRFAQGMIVQVPLFLDGLKEETTIEAIHAALVAHYAGQDIVSVVSLEESAALARVDAEELVGQDTMKLFVFGTPGGAHVNLVALLDNLGKGASGAAVQNMDLMLSA; the protein is encoded by the coding sequence ATGGCAGCGAAGATCTTCATCGATGGCGAACACGGCACCACGGGTCTGCAGATCCGCACGCGCTTGGCTGATCGTCGCGACATCGAGCTGCTGTCGATCCCGGAATCGGAACGGCGCAATGAAAAGATGCGGGAAGACCTGCTGAACGGCGCCGACATCGCAATCCTGTGCCTGCCGGACGACGCCTCGAAGCAGGCCTATGAAATGACGGCTGCGAACAACAACGTGCGGCTGCTCGACGCCTCGACCGCCTTCCGGGTCCATCCGGACTGGGCCTACGGCTTTGCCGAGATGGACAAGGCGCAGAAGGAGAAGATCCGCTCCGCCCGCTATGTCTCCAATCCCGGCTGCTATCCGACCGGCGCCATCGGCCTCATCCGGCCGCTGCGCGCTGCGGGTATCCTGCCGGACGGTTACCCGGTTACGGTCAACGCGGTCTCGGGTTATACAGGCGGCGGCAAGCAGATGATCGCCCAGATGGAAGACCAGAGCCGGCCGGACGCGATTTCGGCCAACAACTTCCTCTATGGCCTCACGCTGAAGCACAAGCACGTACCGGAGATGACGGTCCACGGCCTTCTCGACCGCGCACCGCTCTTCTCGCCTTCCGTCGGCCGCTTTGCCCAAGGCATGATCGTCCAGGTACCGCTCTTCCTCGACGGCCTGAAGGAAGAGACGACGATCGAAGCGATCCACGCCGCCCTCGTCGCGCATTATGCCGGCCAGGACATCGTCAGCGTCGTTTCCCTCGAGGAGAGTGCGGCACTTGCCCGCGTCGACGCCGAGGAACTGGTGGGGCAAGATACGATGAAGCTCTTCGTATTCGGCACGCCCGGTGGAGCCCATGTCAACCTCGTCGCCCTCCTCGACAATCTCGGCAAGGGTGCCTCGGGGGCGGCGGTGCAGAACATGGACCTGATGCTCTCGGCCTGA
- a CDS encoding VOC family protein gives MLDHIGLSVSDYASSKAFYDAVMPSIGASCVMAVTAEETGGTYEGAGYGSAGEPSFWIGTGGRSTGQVHIAFTAPDRAAVDAFYRAAMAAGARDNGGPGLRPHYHPDYYAAFVLDPDGHNIEAVCHKPV, from the coding sequence ATGCTCGACCATATCGGACTTTCCGTTTCGGACTATGCCAGCTCGAAAGCCTTCTACGACGCCGTCATGCCATCGATCGGCGCCTCCTGCGTGATGGCGGTGACGGCCGAGGAAACCGGCGGCACTTACGAGGGTGCCGGCTATGGCTCCGCCGGTGAGCCGTCCTTCTGGATCGGCACAGGCGGACGCAGCACGGGCCAGGTCCACATCGCCTTCACCGCCCCGGACCGTGCGGCCGTCGATGCCTTCTACCGGGCAGCGATGGCGGCCGGTGCGCGGGACAATGGCGGGCCGGGACTACGGCCACACTACCACCCGGACTATTACGCCGCCTTCGTGCTCGATCCGGACGGGCATAATATCGAGGCGGTCTGCCATAAGCCGGTGTAA
- a CDS encoding COX15/CtaA family protein: MASTTNPVEASVIETIERGERNRRAIRLWLAFVLLALFCLVLVGGATRLTDSGLSITEWKPIHGVIPPLNAEQWEEEFRLYQRIPEYSQINKDMTVDEFKRIFWWEWAHRLIARGIGVIFAVPLFFFWVTGRIERRLKGPLLGILALGGLQGFIGWWMVSSGLAERVDVSQYRLATHLVMACLIFSSCMWIMRGLAPHSNDEPPTESSRTWAAAIAILAFFQIYLGALVAGLDAGLTYNTWPLMDGAIIPGDLFIQQPAWINLFENPKTVQFVHRLGAYVLFAAALTHMIASLRAAPETTHARRSVVLFLLITVQAALGITTLLTQVQLHVALAHQAGALIVLGFAVAHWRGFVGAYPPEVAIAVRD, translated from the coding sequence ATGGCAAGCACGACCAATCCTGTTGAAGCAAGTGTGATCGAAACGATCGAGCGGGGAGAGAGGAACCGGCGGGCGATCCGGCTGTGGCTCGCCTTCGTGCTCCTTGCGCTCTTCTGTCTTGTGCTCGTCGGCGGAGCGACGCGGCTCACCGACTCGGGCCTTTCGATCACGGAATGGAAGCCGATCCACGGCGTCATCCCGCCGCTCAATGCCGAGCAGTGGGAGGAGGAATTCCGCCTTTACCAGCGGATCCCCGAATACTCCCAGATCAACAAGGATATGACGGTCGACGAGTTCAAGCGGATCTTCTGGTGGGAATGGGCGCATCGGCTGATCGCCCGCGGCATCGGCGTGATCTTTGCCGTTCCGCTGTTCTTCTTCTGGGTGACCGGCCGTATCGAGCGGCGGCTCAAGGGGCCGCTCCTCGGCATTCTGGCGCTCGGCGGCTTGCAGGGCTTCATCGGCTGGTGGATGGTCTCTTCCGGCCTTGCTGAACGTGTCGATGTCAGCCAGTACCGGCTGGCGACCCATCTCGTGATGGCCTGCCTGATCTTTTCGTCCTGCATGTGGATCATGCGGGGGCTTGCACCGCATTCGAACGACGAGCCGCCGACGGAGAGCTCCCGCACCTGGGCGGCGGCAATCGCGATCCTCGCATTCTTTCAGATCTATCTGGGCGCGCTGGTCGCGGGGCTCGATGCCGGCCTTACCTACAACACCTGGCCCCTGATGGACGGCGCGATCATCCCGGGCGACCTCTTCATCCAGCAGCCCGCCTGGATCAATCTCTTCGAGAACCCGAAGACCGTCCAGTTCGTCCACCGCCTGGGTGCGTACGTGCTCTTCGCCGCCGCGCTGACGCACATGATCGCATCGCTGCGGGCGGCACCGGAAACGACGCATGCAAGGCGCTCGGTCGTGCTCTTCCTGTTGATCACGGTTCAGGCGGCGCTCGGCATCACTACGCTGCTCACGCAGGTGCAGCTCCATGTCGCGCTCGCCCATCAGGCAGGCGCGCTGATCGTGCTCGGCTTCGCGGTCGCGCACTGGCGGGGCTTTGTCGGCGCTTATCCGCCGGAGGTGGCGATCGCCGTCCGCGACTGA
- a CDS encoding DUF2842 domain-containing protein, with translation MPAKLRSFIGTILIICLVILYALVATTIASALLATSPWWVHFLYFLLSGLLWVLPAMLIIKWMAGPVRK, from the coding sequence ATGCCTGCGAAATTGCGTTCATTCATCGGGACGATTCTGATCATCTGCCTCGTCATCCTCTATGCTCTGGTCGCGACCACGATCGCCTCCGCCCTGCTCGCCACCTCGCCGTGGTGGGTTCACTTCCTTTATTTCCTGCTCTCGGGCCTTCTCTGGGTGCTTCCGGCCATGCTCATCATCAAGTGGATGGCGGGTCCCGTCCGGAAATAG
- a CDS encoding DODA-type extradiol aromatic ring-opening family dioxygenase: MSSERFPVYFIPHGGGPWPFMDFPAGPDGKKPWGDLDAFLKGLDAEIGRRPKAILVISGHWEGEPVPTVSTAARPGMLYDYSGFPEETYHLSYPAPGSPEVARRAKALLEKAGIPAAEDATRGYDHGVFVPLMVAYPDADVPIVMISLKNTLDVESHVAIGKALEPLRDEGVLILASGMSYHNMRMFFRDAPEHRQQAVRFDDWLSETVDIADPGERTARLATWDRNPDALACHVPDHDHLVPLFVAVGAAGADAGRHVFRGEFRGKPYSGYRFG, from the coding sequence ATGAGCAGCGAACGTTTTCCAGTCTATTTCATACCCCACGGCGGCGGTCCCTGGCCGTTCATGGATTTCCCGGCCGGTCCCGACGGCAAGAAGCCCTGGGGCGACCTTGATGCCTTCCTCAAAGGGCTCGATGCAGAGATCGGCCGTCGCCCGAAGGCCATTCTCGTGATCTCCGGCCACTGGGAAGGAGAGCCCGTTCCGACCGTCTCCACCGCGGCCCGGCCCGGTATGCTCTACGACTACTCCGGTTTTCCGGAGGAAACCTACCACCTGAGCTACCCGGCCCCCGGTTCGCCCGAGGTGGCGCGCCGCGCAAAGGCGCTTCTCGAGAAGGCGGGCATTCCGGCCGCAGAGGACGCGACCCGCGGTTACGACCACGGTGTCTTCGTACCGCTGATGGTCGCCTATCCCGATGCGGACGTGCCGATTGTTATGATTTCGCTGAAGAACACGCTGGACGTCGAGAGCCATGTGGCGATCGGCAAGGCGCTGGAGCCGCTGCGTGACGAAGGCGTCCTGATCCTCGCCTCCGGCATGAGCTATCACAACATGCGGATGTTCTTCCGCGATGCGCCGGAGCATCGGCAACAGGCGGTCCGCTTCGACGACTGGCTTTCCGAGACGGTTGACATCGCCGATCCGGGTGAACGCACGGCACGGCTGGCGACCTGGGATCGCAACCCGGATGCGCTCGCTTGCCACGTGCCCGACCACGATCACCTCGTTCCGCTCTTCGTCGCGGTGGGCGCGGCCGGAGCGGATGCAGGCCGCCACGTATTCCGTGGCGAATTCCGCGGCAAGCCCTATTCCGGTTACCGCTTCGGCTGA
- the speB gene encoding agmatinase yields MVSKSIDNAFTARAVRGAATDPTYAGALSFMRRKYSKSLKDVDAVVLGIPFDAAVSNRPGARFGPQAIRRASAIFDNDPQYPFSRDLFEQMAVIDYGDVLLDYGNHQKTPALIEKEAAKIIASGAYLLGLGGDHFVTWPLLKAHAAKHGPLALVHFDAHQDTWDDDGKRIDHGSFVCRAVREGVIDPTRSIQIGIRTHAPEDFGIRIVHGWEVEDMGAQAIADTVLSHVGDRPCYLTFDIDCLDPAYAPGTGTPVAGGPSSAKILSVLRKLGPLDIRGSDIVEVAPAYDHADITAIAGATVAMYMLGLRAEKLATRA; encoded by the coding sequence ATGGTCAGCAAATCCATCGACAACGCCTTCACGGCCAGGGCCGTTCGCGGCGCGGCCACCGACCCGACCTATGCCGGCGCCCTTTCCTTCATGCGGCGTAAGTACAGCAAGTCGCTCAAGGACGTCGACGCCGTGGTGCTCGGCATTCCTTTCGATGCCGCCGTCTCCAACCGTCCCGGCGCCCGCTTCGGACCGCAGGCAATCCGCCGTGCCTCCGCCATTTTCGACAACGATCCGCAATATCCCTTCTCGCGCGATCTCTTCGAGCAGATGGCCGTGATCGACTACGGCGATGTGCTTCTCGACTATGGCAATCACCAGAAGACCCCTGCCCTGATCGAGAAGGAAGCGGCGAAGATCATCGCCTCCGGTGCCTATCTGCTCGGGCTAGGCGGTGACCATTTCGTCACCTGGCCGCTTCTGAAGGCGCATGCGGCGAAGCACGGGCCGCTGGCGCTCGTCCATTTCGACGCGCATCAAGACACCTGGGACGACGACGGCAAGCGGATCGACCACGGCTCCTTCGTCTGCCGGGCCGTGCGCGAAGGCGTGATCGATCCGACCCGTTCGATCCAGATCGGTATCCGCACCCACGCACCGGAAGATTTCGGCATCCGCATCGTCCACGGCTGGGAAGTCGAGGACATGGGCGCCCAGGCGATCGCCGACACCGTCCTCTCCCATGTCGGAGACCGTCCCTGCTATCTGACCTTCGACATCGATTGCCTCGATCCGGCCTATGCGCCCGGAACGGGCACGCCGGTCGCGGGCGGGCCGTCGTCGGCGAAGATACTCTCGGTGCTGCGCAAGCTCGGTCCCCTCGATATCCGCGGCTCCGATATCGTCGAGGTAGCGCCGGCCTATGACCACGCCGACATCACCGCAATTGCTGGCGCGACGGTCGCGATGTATATGCTCGGGCTGCGCGCGGAAAAGCTTGCGACACGCGCCTGA
- the rpsI gene encoding 30S ribosomal protein S9 has protein sequence MADLSSLKDLGTTQEASAAPVHVRKVDSLGRSYATGKRKNAIARVWVKPGTGKITVNGREFGAYFARPVLQMILQQPIVAAARTGQFDVVATVTGGGLSGQAGAVRHGISKALTYFEPGLRSVLKKGGFLTRDSRVVERKKYGKAKARRSFQFSKR, from the coding sequence ATGGCTGATCTCTCTTCCCTGAAGGACCTCGGCACGACCCAGGAAGCATCCGCTGCTCCGGTTCACGTCCGCAAGGTCGACTCGCTCGGCCGCTCCTATGCGACCGGCAAGCGCAAGAACGCAATCGCCCGCGTATGGGTCAAGCCGGGCACCGGCAAGATCACCGTCAACGGCCGTGAATTCGGCGCCTATTTCGCCCGTCCGGTCCTGCAGATGATCCTGCAGCAGCCGATCGTCGCCGCTGCCCGCACCGGTCAGTTCGACGTCGTCGCCACGGTTACCGGCGGCGGTCTCTCCGGCCAGGCCGGTGCCGTTCGTCACGGCATCTCCAAGGCGCTCACCTACTTCGAGCCGGGCCTGCGCTCGGTCCTGAAGAAGGGCGGCTTCCTGACCCGCGACAGCCGCGTCGTCGAACGCAAGAAGTACGGCAAGGCGAAGGCCCGTCGTTCGTTCCAGTTCTCCAAGCGTTAA
- a CDS encoding VOC family protein has protein sequence MALERRISIITLGVEDLQRSTAFYEKLGWRHSAASQEAITFMKLKGIVLALFSREALAADAGVAPGTGGFSGVTLAQNVESPAEVDRVIDFAVSCGASLVKSPREVFWGGYSGYFADPDGHLWEVAHNPFFPLDEEGHLVLPD, from the coding sequence ATGGCATTGGAGCGGCGCATTTCGATCATTACCCTCGGCGTCGAGGATCTGCAGCGCAGCACCGCCTTCTACGAGAAGCTTGGCTGGAGGCATTCGGCGGCGTCGCAGGAGGCCATCACCTTCATGAAGCTCAAGGGAATCGTGTTGGCGCTTTTCTCTCGGGAGGCGCTGGCCGCGGATGCGGGCGTGGCTCCCGGCACCGGTGGTTTTTCCGGGGTGACGTTGGCACAGAATGTCGAAAGCCCGGCAGAGGTCGACCGCGTCATCGACTTCGCGGTGTCCTGTGGCGCAAGCCTGGTGAAATCACCCCGAGAAGTCTTCTGGGGCGGTTATTCAGGCTATTTCGCCGATCCGGACGGTCACCTCTGGGAAGTTGCGCACAATCCCTTCTTTCCTCTCGACGAAGAGGGGCACCTTGTCTTGCCCGATTGA
- a CDS encoding O-acetylhomoserine aminocarboxypropyltransferase: MPDRNPGFSTLAVHAGAQPDPATGARITPIYQTTAYVFNDADHAAALFGLKQFGNIYTRIMNPTQAVLEERVAALEGGTAALAVASGHAAQMLVFHTIMQPGDNFVAARKLYGGSINQFGHAFKSFGWQVRWADPADPESFEAEIDDRTRAIFIESLANPGGTFVDIAAIAEVARKHGLPLIVDNTMATPYLLRPLEHGADIVVHSATKFLGGHGNSMGGIIVDGGTFDWSKSGNYQALSEPRTEYGGVVLHEAFGNFAFAIACRVLGLRDLGPAIAPMNAFLILTGIETLPLRMQRHCDNALKVATWLKQHPKVAWVNYAGLDSDPNHALQQRYSPKGAGAVFTFGVRGGYAAGKALVEGLQLFSHLANIGDTRSLVIHPASTTHAQLTEAQQIAAGAGPDVVRLSIGIEDAADIIADLEQSLAKV; this comes from the coding sequence ATGCCCGACAGAAACCCGGGATTTTCGACTTTGGCGGTGCATGCGGGAGCGCAGCCGGACCCGGCGACCGGTGCCCGGATCACCCCCATCTACCAGACGACGGCCTACGTCTTCAACGACGCTGACCATGCGGCAGCACTCTTCGGGCTGAAGCAGTTCGGCAATATTTATACTCGAATCATGAACCCCACCCAGGCGGTTCTCGAGGAGAGGGTCGCGGCCCTCGAAGGCGGAACTGCGGCTCTGGCGGTCGCCTCCGGTCACGCCGCGCAGATGCTCGTCTTCCACACCATCATGCAGCCGGGCGACAACTTCGTCGCGGCGCGAAAACTCTATGGCGGTTCGATCAACCAGTTCGGCCATGCCTTCAAGAGCTTCGGCTGGCAGGTCCGCTGGGCCGATCCTGCCGATCCGGAGAGCTTCGAGGCGGAGATCGACGACCGCACGCGGGCGATCTTCATAGAGAGCCTCGCCAATCCGGGCGGCACCTTCGTCGATATCGCCGCTATCGCCGAGGTCGCGCGTAAGCACGGCCTGCCGCTGATCGTCGACAACACCATGGCGACGCCGTATCTCCTGCGGCCGCTGGAGCACGGTGCCGACATCGTCGTCCACTCGGCGACGAAATTCCTCGGCGGCCACGGCAATTCCATGGGCGGCATCATCGTCGACGGCGGCACGTTCGACTGGTCGAAGTCCGGCAATTATCAGGCCCTGTCGGAGCCGCGCACGGAATATGGCGGCGTGGTCCTGCATGAGGCCTTCGGCAATTTCGCCTTCGCGATTGCCTGCCGCGTGCTCGGCCTGCGCGATCTCGGGCCGGCGATTGCGCCGATGAATGCCTTCCTGATCCTGACGGGGATCGAAACCCTGCCGCTGCGCATGCAACGTCACTGCGACAACGCACTGAAGGTCGCAACATGGCTGAAGCAGCATCCGAAGGTCGCGTGGGTGAACTATGCCGGCCTCGACAGCGACCCCAACCATGCGCTCCAGCAGCGCTATTCGCCTAAGGGCGCGGGCGCCGTCTTCACCTTCGGCGTGAGAGGCGGTTATGCTGCCGGCAAGGCGCTGGTCGAAGGGCTGCAGCTCTTCTCCCATCTCGCCAACATCGGTGACACCCGTTCGCTCGTCATCCATCCGGCGTCCACGACCCACGCCCAGCTCACCGAGGCGCAGCAGATCGCCGCCGGTGCCGGCCCCGACGTGGTGAGGCTCTCGATCGGCATCGAGGATGCGGCCGACATCATCGCCGACCTCGAGCAGTCGCTCGCCAAGGTCTGA
- the rplM gene encoding 50S ribosomal protein L13: protein MSTFVQKPAEVEKKWILIDAEGLVVGRLATLIAMRLRGKHKATYTPHVDDGDNVIVINADKVVFTGKKYSDKKYYWHTGYPGGIKERTARAILEGRFPERVLEKAVERMIPRGPLGRRQMKNLRVYAGSNHPHEAQQPVALDVAKLNSKNVRSA, encoded by the coding sequence ATGTCTACTTTCGTTCAGAAGCCTGCAGAGGTGGAGAAGAAGTGGATCCTCATCGATGCCGAAGGCCTCGTTGTCGGTCGTCTCGCCACCCTCATCGCCATGCGCCTGCGTGGCAAGCACAAGGCCACCTACACGCCCCACGTTGACGACGGCGACAATGTCATCGTCATCAATGCCGACAAGGTCGTCTTCACCGGCAAGAAGTACTCCGACAAGAAGTACTACTGGCACACCGGTTACCCGGGCGGCATCAAGGAACGCACCGCTCGCGCCATCCTCGAAGGCCGTTTCCCGGAACGCGTCCTCGAAAAGGCCGTCGAACGCATGATCCCGCGTGGCCCGCTCGGCCGTCGCCAGATGAAGAACCTGCGCGTCTACGCCGGCTCCAACCATCCCCATGAAGCGCAGCAGCCGGTCGCTCTCGACGTGGCCAAGCTGAACAGCAAGAACGTAAGGAGCGCCTGA
- a CDS encoding PaaI family thioesterase, producing MQPVMTIEEISAFLETDFPQIHTDGRVFTVTAVAPGSASMRFDPTDRHLRPGGTVSGPSMFALADVAAYVAILAHIGPVALAVTTSLNINFLRLPKPEPITCDCRILKLGKRLAVVDAVLHQGDQETLIAQATATYSIPPRQAPGPHSAGIRPQNDVK from the coding sequence ATGCAGCCCGTCATGACCATCGAGGAAATCTCCGCTTTCCTGGAGACGGATTTCCCGCAGATCCACACCGACGGGCGAGTCTTCACCGTCACCGCAGTCGCACCCGGCAGCGCCTCGATGCGGTTCGATCCGACCGACCGACACCTGCGTCCGGGTGGAACCGTCTCCGGCCCGTCGATGTTCGCGCTCGCGGACGTCGCCGCCTATGTGGCGATCCTCGCCCATATCGGACCGGTGGCCCTCGCCGTTACGACCAGCCTCAACATCAATTTCCTGCGACTGCCGAAGCCGGAGCCGATCACCTGCGATTGCCGTATCCTGAAGCTCGGCAAGCGGCTCGCCGTGGTCGACGCCGTTCTCCACCAGGGCGACCAGGAAACGTTGATCGCGCAGGCGACGGCCACCTATTCGATCCCACCCCGGCAGGCCCCGGGGCCACATTCGGCAGGCATTCGTCCGCAAAACGACGTCAAATAA
- a CDS encoding cupin domain-containing protein codes for MSHMIAFDISAVEPEEGAPAPDRLISGDPHFLTWNLEEAEGGVYAGVWQSTPGKWRILYDEWEYFHVLEGYSVVTEDGGEPVHLKAGDRMILRPGFKGTWEVVETTRKDYVIRL; via the coding sequence ATGAGTCATATGATCGCATTCGACATTTCTGCCGTCGAGCCGGAGGAGGGGGCGCCAGCACCCGACCGGCTGATTTCGGGCGATCCGCATTTCCTCACCTGGAACCTCGAGGAAGCGGAGGGCGGCGTCTATGCCGGCGTCTGGCAATCGACACCGGGCAAGTGGCGCATCCTCTATGACGAGTGGGAGTATTTCCACGTCCTCGAAGGGTATTCGGTCGTCACGGAAGACGGCGGCGAGCCGGTCCATCTCAAAGCCGGCGACCGGATGATTCTGAGGCCGGGCTTCAAGGGAACCTGGGAAGTCGTTGAAACGACTCGCAAGGATTACGTGATCCGGCTCTGA
- a CDS encoding DUF6455 family protein, with product MGQITNDHSRGPLARIVEWITRGWEGASEAEMIAALDEKTISDIAQDCGISPEQLVELAKAGPHAADEMPEMMRALLIDPTEVELRFRALFRDMQINCSRCHAKRQCRTDLKDGTAPTEFVDYCANSDDLNVLRAIPEVRMH from the coding sequence ATGGGCCAGATTACGAATGACCATTCCCGCGGGCCACTTGCCAGGATCGTCGAATGGATCACGAGAGGCTGGGAAGGCGCGAGCGAAGCGGAAATGATCGCCGCGCTGGATGAAAAGACCATCAGCGACATCGCCCAGGACTGCGGCATCTCGCCCGAACAGCTCGTCGAGCTCGCCAAGGCCGGCCCGCACGCCGCCGACGAGATGCCGGAAATGATGCGGGCGCTGCTCATCGACCCGACCGAGGTCGAGCTTCGCTTCCGCGCCCTCTTCCGCGACATGCAGATCAACTGTTCACGTTGCCATGCCAAGCGCCAGTGCCGCACCGACCTCAAGGACGGGACGGCACCGACGGAATTCGTAGATTACTGCGCCAATTCCGACGACCTCAACGTGCTCAGGGCGATCCCCGAAGTGCGGATGCACTAG
- a CDS encoding enoyl-CoA hydratase, which produces MSEVVPLKREGGEERRGPVLVDFADGILRLTLSNPPANVLSIALMEAMMAELDKAAAEKAVRVVVIAAAGKLFSAGHDLKEMTAHRSDPDRGRDFFDRTMRLCAALMLKITYLPKPIIAEIDGLATAAGCQLVASCDLAVCTDTSRFCTPGVNIGLFCSTPMVAVSRAAHRKQAMEMLLTGETIDASTAKDFGLVNRIVPKEYLGQVVAKYAAVIASKSPLTLKIGKEAFYRQIEMPLEEAYDYAARVMVENMLVRDAEEGIGAFLDKRHPEWKGE; this is translated from the coding sequence ATGTCCGAAGTTGTGCCACTGAAGAGAGAAGGCGGAGAGGAACGGCGGGGGCCGGTTCTCGTCGATTTCGCCGACGGCATCCTGCGTCTGACCCTCAGCAATCCGCCGGCGAACGTTCTGTCGATCGCCCTTATGGAGGCGATGATGGCGGAACTCGACAAGGCTGCCGCCGAGAAGGCGGTGCGCGTCGTGGTGATCGCTGCGGCCGGCAAGCTCTTCTCCGCCGGCCATGACCTGAAGGAGATGACGGCACATCGCAGCGATCCCGATCGCGGACGTGATTTCTTCGACAGAACCATGCGCCTGTGTGCCGCCCTGATGCTGAAGATCACCTACCTGCCGAAACCGATCATCGCCGAGATCGACGGGCTGGCGACCGCGGCGGGCTGCCAGCTCGTCGCCTCCTGCGATCTTGCCGTCTGCACGGACACGTCGCGGTTCTGCACGCCGGGCGTCAATATCGGCCTCTTCTGCTCGACGCCGATGGTCGCAGTCAGCCGCGCCGCGCACCGCAAGCAGGCGATGGAAATGCTGCTGACGGGCGAGACGATCGATGCCTCGACTGCCAAGGATTTCGGTCTCGTCAACCGCATCGTGCCGAAGGAGTACCTGGGCCAGGTGGTCGCGAAATACGCCGCCGTCATCGCCTCGAAGTCGCCGCTGACGCTGAAGATCGGCAAGGAGGCCTTCTACCGCCAGATCGAGATGCCGCTCGAAGAGGCCTACGACTATGCCGCTCGGGTAATGGTGGAAAACATGCTCGTCCGCGATGCGGAGGAGGGGATCGGGGCTTTCCTCGACAAGCGTCACCCCGAATGGAAGGGCGAATAG
- a CDS encoding CoA-binding protein, producing the protein MNHNRYDDAYLSDILTKTRIIALVGASPNAARPSYGVMRFLLSRGYKVIPVNPGQAGKEILGQPVVGRLAEIGEPVDMIDVFRAAEYLDAVVDEVLQMKPLPKVLWGQLSVRDDAAAGRAEAAGIKVVMDRCPAIEIPRLGL; encoded by the coding sequence ATGAATCATAACCGGTACGACGACGCCTACCTCTCCGACATTCTGACCAAGACGCGAATCATCGCGCTTGTCGGGGCATCTCCAAACGCGGCAAGGCCGAGTTACGGAGTCATGCGCTTTCTGCTCTCCAGGGGCTACAAGGTCATTCCCGTCAACCCGGGGCAGGCGGGCAAGGAAATCCTCGGTCAGCCCGTTGTCGGACGGCTCGCCGAAATCGGAGAGCCGGTCGACATGATCGATGTCTTCCGCGCCGCCGAGTATCTCGATGCCGTCGTCGACGAGGTGCTTCAGATGAAGCCGCTGCCCAAGGTGCTCTGGGGACAGCTCTCCGTTCGCGACGACGCCGCAGCCGGAAGGGCCGAGGCCGCCGGGATCAAGGTCGTCATGGACCGTTGCCCGGCAATCGAGATTCCTCGCCTCGGCCTCTAG